One Ensifer adhaerens genomic region harbors:
- a CDS encoding type 1 glutamine amidotransferase domain-containing protein: MPETTSVPKKPVLFVLTSHGTKGEGGQPTGFYLGEVTHPLAVLEAAGIAVEFASIKGGEPPVDGLDLNDGTNVRYWNDEGFRAAIRTTVRLDDIDPARYAAIFFAGGHGAMWDLPQSRAVDRVTRSVFEAGGAVAAVCHGPAALVNVKLSDGRYLVAGRNVSAFTDSEERAVGLDKTVPFLLASTLVERGATHHPAADWTSKVVVDGRLITGQNPQSATGVGEALRDILSA; this comes from the coding sequence ATGCCAGAGACGACATCCGTTCCGAAAAAGCCTGTGCTCTTTGTGCTCACCAGCCATGGCACTAAGGGGGAGGGCGGCCAACCCACCGGCTTCTATCTTGGAGAGGTCACCCACCCGCTTGCCGTGCTCGAGGCGGCCGGCATTGCCGTCGAGTTTGCTTCGATCAAGGGCGGCGAGCCGCCGGTCGACGGGCTCGACCTCAATGACGGGACCAATGTCCGCTACTGGAACGACGAAGGGTTCCGTGCCGCAATCCGCACGACGGTTCGGCTCGATGATATCGATCCCGCCCGCTACGCGGCCATTTTCTTCGCCGGCGGTCATGGCGCCATGTGGGACCTGCCACAAAGCCGCGCCGTCGACCGGGTGACGCGTTCGGTGTTCGAGGCCGGCGGTGCTGTCGCGGCGGTCTGCCACGGACCGGCAGCCCTCGTAAACGTCAAGCTTTCCGACGGCCGCTATCTGGTTGCTGGCCGCAACGTCAGCGCCTTCACCGATTCCGAAGAGCGCGCCGTCGGCCTCGACAAGACGGTCCCGTTCCTGCTCGCAAGCACGCTTGTCGAGCGCGGTGCGACGCACCATCCGGCCGCGGACTGGACATCGAAGGTGGTTGTCGATGGCAGGCTGATCACCGGCCAGAACCCGCAGTCGGCGACTGGGGTCGGCGAGGCGCTTCGCGATATCCTGAGTGCCTGA
- a CDS encoding VOC family protein yields the protein MAKNTICLWYDKEAETAARFYAEIFPDSRVSAVHRAPGDFPSGKAGDVLTVEFTVAGIPCLGLNGGPMFKHNEAFSFQVATDDQEETDRYWNAIVGNGGQESACGWCKDKWGISWQITPRVLTDALAAGGGEAKRAFEAMMTMGKIDVAAIEAARRG from the coding sequence ATGGCCAAGAATACGATCTGCCTCTGGTACGACAAGGAGGCCGAGACAGCCGCTCGCTTCTACGCCGAGATCTTTCCCGATAGCCGGGTCAGTGCCGTGCACCGCGCGCCCGGCGACTTTCCGTCGGGCAAGGCGGGAGACGTGCTGACGGTGGAGTTTACGGTCGCCGGAATTCCCTGCCTCGGCCTCAACGGCGGGCCGATGTTCAAGCACAACGAGGCCTTTTCGTTCCAGGTCGCCACCGACGACCAGGAGGAGACCGACCGCTACTGGAACGCCATTGTCGGCAATGGCGGACAGGAGAGCGCCTGCGGCTGGTGTAAGGACAAATGGGGCATTTCCTGGCAGATCACGCCAAGGGTCCTGACCGATGCCCTGGCGGCCGGCGGCGGCGAAGCAAAGCGCGCCTTCGAAGCGATGATGACCATGGGCAAGATCGACGTCGCTGCGATCGAGGCGGCGCGGCGCGGCTGA
- a CDS encoding SDR family oxidoreductase: protein MIQLNGTVAVVTGAGRGLGAALAYALAEAGCALVLCGRSQSALTDVAEPIVRAFGRRVQTVALDLADAKSVAAAVEGIKAENGRIDILVNNGAMWLEDSDEDHPDDAVLGVVNAAVTGTFLFTQGLLPLFAHSPRPDIVTIGSISGLPNAALQTVSVPFYAAKRAQAALADGLRQKLAGTPVRSIVVHPPYIEDISPLDGAWEAAGSRRKGEAATNRDIAEAVLFALTRPRHVTLSITVDADEGGLYPSPARSA, encoded by the coding sequence ATGATACAACTGAATGGAACTGTTGCGGTGGTAACAGGTGCTGGTCGCGGCCTCGGAGCGGCCCTGGCCTATGCATTGGCCGAAGCGGGCTGCGCTCTCGTGTTGTGCGGGCGCAGCCAGAGCGCGCTCACGGACGTGGCCGAACCGATTGTCCGTGCTTTCGGGCGACGGGTACAAACCGTTGCGCTCGATCTTGCGGATGCGAAAAGCGTGGCTGCGGCAGTCGAGGGCATCAAGGCCGAGAACGGACGCATCGATATCCTCGTGAACAACGGCGCCATGTGGCTCGAGGACAGTGACGAGGATCATCCTGATGACGCGGTGCTCGGCGTCGTCAACGCGGCGGTTACCGGGACCTTCCTGTTCACCCAGGGGCTGCTGCCTTTGTTCGCTCACTCGCCCCGGCCGGATATCGTCACGATCGGCTCGATCAGCGGCCTGCCTAATGCCGCACTCCAGACCGTGTCCGTGCCCTTTTATGCTGCCAAGCGGGCGCAGGCCGCCCTGGCCGATGGCCTGCGCCAGAAGCTTGCAGGTACCCCCGTCCGTTCGATCGTCGTCCACCCGCCATACATTGAGGACATCTCGCCGCTTGATGGCGCATGGGAGGCGGCCGGCAGTCGACGGAAGGGCGAGGCGGCGACGAACCGGGACATCGCCGAGGCAGTGCTGTTCGCGCTGACGCGGCCGCGGCATGTAACCTTGTCGATCACCGTCGATGCCGACGAAGGCGGCCTCTATCCGTCTCCGGCTCGCTCCGCCTAG
- a CDS encoding glutathione S-transferase family protein, producing the protein MHSVSEPIFTSGFPLGSSAGLVTALEWLGQPYRLTRVDMLGEMRTDAYERFNGRVETPALVTDKGDVLTETMAIALWLEGRDQERRISFAPGTFEADRMHQFIAFLNTGFTGAFFSMWVALESEGATEEYRETLRAFGREFVAKRHKQLEAMMGDSDYLIGDRPTLADAVFAGVARWVDFHEAIDPKDYARNYPRIHALRQRIEADPAFRFAVAIEDGEPVTGSGAMKGLVPLEDVLRMTGALRA; encoded by the coding sequence ATGCACAGTGTCTCTGAACCGATCTTCACCTCAGGCTTTCCACTCGGAAGTTCCGCCGGCCTGGTCACCGCCTTGGAATGGCTCGGCCAGCCCTATCGCCTCACCCGCGTCGACATGCTCGGGGAAATGCGCACCGACGCCTATGAGCGCTTCAACGGTCGGGTCGAAACGCCCGCTCTCGTGACCGACAAGGGCGACGTGCTGACCGAGACCATGGCGATCGCCTTATGGCTGGAGGGGCGCGATCAGGAGCGTCGCATCAGCTTCGCCCCGGGCACTTTCGAGGCGGACCGCATGCACCAGTTCATCGCCTTCCTCAACACCGGCTTTACCGGCGCGTTCTTCTCGATGTGGGTGGCGCTGGAATCCGAAGGCGCCACGGAGGAATACCGCGAAACCTTGCGCGCCTTCGGCCGCGAATTCGTCGCCAAGCGTCACAAGCAGCTCGAAGCGATGATGGGCGACAGCGATTACCTCATCGGCGACCGGCCGACGCTTGCCGATGCGGTCTTTGCCGGCGTGGCCCGCTGGGTCGATTTCCATGAGGCGATCGATCCGAAGGACTATGCGCGCAACTATCCGCGCATCCATGCGCTGCGCCAGCGCATCGAGGCCGATCCGGCCTTCCGCTTCGCAGTGGCGATCGAGGATGGCGAGCCTGTTACCGGCAGCGGTGCGATGAAGGGCCTCGTCCCGCTCGAGGATGTGTTGCGGATGACGGGCGCACTCCGCGCGTGA
- the yghU gene encoding glutathione-dependent disulfide-bond oxidoreductase produces MTEKSPADNFPAGYDVPKVWTWDKGNGGAFASINRPTAGATRDQDLPVGKHPLQLYSLATPNGVKVTIMLEELLAAGHKDAEYDAWPIRIGDGDQFGSGFVDVNPNSKIPALMDHAPKGGGAPVRVFESASILTYLAEKFGAFLPSELRARTETLNWLFWQMGSAPFLGGGFGHFYAYAPMKIKYAIDRYAMEVKRQLDVLDRHLAENRFLAGSEYTIADMATWPWYGNLALGQVYGDAGTFLEVQSYEHVQRWTAEIAARPAVKRGRMVNRLSGNPSEQLHERHDASDFDTKTEDKIVEKQTA; encoded by the coding sequence ATGACCGAAAAATCCCCCGCTGACAATTTCCCCGCCGGCTATGACGTTCCCAAGGTCTGGACCTGGGACAAGGGCAATGGCGGCGCGTTTGCCAGCATTAACCGTCCGACCGCCGGCGCGACGCGCGATCAGGATCTGCCCGTCGGCAAGCATCCGTTGCAGCTTTACTCGCTGGCGACGCCGAACGGCGTGAAAGTCACGATCATGCTCGAAGAGCTGCTGGCGGCCGGCCATAAGGACGCCGAATACGATGCCTGGCCGATCCGGATCGGAGACGGCGACCAGTTCGGTTCTGGCTTCGTCGACGTCAACCCGAACTCCAAGATCCCGGCGCTGATGGACCATGCGCCCAAGGGCGGCGGCGCGCCGGTGCGCGTGTTCGAATCGGCCTCGATCCTCACCTATCTCGCCGAGAAATTCGGCGCCTTCTTGCCGAGCGAGCTTCGCGCCCGCACAGAGACCTTGAACTGGCTGTTCTGGCAGATGGGCTCGGCACCGTTCCTCGGCGGCGGCTTCGGCCATTTCTATGCCTATGCGCCGATGAAGATCAAATACGCCATCGACCGCTACGCGATGGAGGTGAAGCGCCAGCTCGACGTGCTCGATCGCCATCTCGCGGAGAACCGCTTCCTCGCCGGCTCGGAATACACCATTGCCGACATGGCCACCTGGCCCTGGTATGGCAATCTGGCGCTCGGGCAGGTATATGGCGATGCCGGTACTTTCCTCGAGGTTCAGAGCTACGAGCACGTCCAGCGCTGGACGGCCGAGATCGCCGCCCGGCCGGCCGTCAAGCGTGGCCGCATGGTCAACCGCTTGAGCGGCAACCCGTCCGAACAATTGCATGAGCGTCACGACGCTTCCGACTTCGATACGAAGACTGAGGACAAGATCGTCGAGAAGCAGACCGCCTAA
- a CDS encoding GNAT family N-acetyltransferase: MTVENPTEVPAFAWRGAFENKELNTLHAECFEHALTDDDWWSQVNRFSLGWVTMRISGALTGFVNVAWDGGVHAFLLDTMVTLPLRRKGYATLLVEEAVTHAKASGCEWLHVDFDPHLREFYVDRCGFVPTDAGLIQLR; encoded by the coding sequence GTGACGGTAGAGAATCCGACTGAAGTACCCGCGTTCGCCTGGCGCGGCGCATTTGAAAACAAGGAACTGAATACCCTGCACGCCGAATGCTTCGAGCACGCCTTGACCGATGACGACTGGTGGAGCCAGGTCAACCGCTTCAGCCTCGGCTGGGTCACCATGCGGATCTCGGGCGCACTGACAGGCTTCGTTAATGTCGCCTGGGACGGTGGCGTGCATGCTTTCCTGCTCGATACGATGGTGACGCTACCGTTGAGGCGTAAGGGTTACGCCACGCTGCTCGTCGAAGAGGCCGTAACGCACGCCAAGGCCTCGGGCTGCGAATGGCTGCATGTAGACTTCGACCCGCATCTGCGCGAATTCTACGTCGACCGGTGCGGTTTCGTGCCGACGGATGCCGGTCTCATCCAACTTCGATAA
- a CDS encoding TerC family protein, with product MSVVWLGTPLWLWASFFALVIAILSFDLGILHKENKEINVAESVKLSAFYIALGLSFGGFVWWYLGAESGLAYMTGFVVEKTLALDNVFVIALIFSFFAVPRIYQHRVLFWGILGVIVLRAIMIGVGATLVAEFSWVLYIFAAFLVFTGIKMLVMKEAEPNVSDNALVRFMRSRFNVTEEHHGERFFVKLVNPKTGKMTWFITPLFMALVMVEVADVIFAVDSVPAIFAITTDPFIVYTSNIFAILGLRALYFALAAMIHRFRYLKPALAVVLIFIGSKIFVADLLGLEKFPAALSLGVTFAIIASGVVWSLVKTKEEQLPA from the coding sequence ATGTCTGTAGTGTGGCTGGGAACGCCACTGTGGCTGTGGGCGAGCTTTTTCGCCCTCGTGATCGCTATCCTGTCGTTCGACCTTGGTATTCTCCATAAGGAGAACAAGGAGATCAACGTTGCCGAAAGCGTCAAGCTTTCCGCCTTCTATATCGCCCTCGGCCTGAGCTTCGGCGGCTTCGTCTGGTGGTATCTCGGTGCCGAGTCCGGCCTTGCCTATATGACCGGCTTCGTCGTCGAAAAGACCCTGGCGCTCGACAACGTCTTCGTCATCGCCCTCATCTTCTCCTTCTTCGCCGTCCCGCGCATCTACCAGCACCGCGTGCTCTTCTGGGGTATCCTTGGCGTTATCGTGCTGCGCGCGATCATGATCGGCGTCGGCGCGACGCTCGTCGCCGAATTCTCCTGGGTTCTCTATATTTTCGCTGCGTTCCTGGTCTTTACCGGCATCAAGATGCTGGTGATGAAGGAGGCCGAGCCCAACGTTTCGGACAACGCGCTCGTGCGCTTCATGCGCAGCCGTTTCAACGTCACCGAGGAACATCACGGCGAGCGCTTCTTCGTGAAGCTCGTCAACCCGAAGACCGGCAAGATGACCTGGTTCATCACGCCTCTTTTCATGGCGCTCGTCATGGTCGAGGTGGCCGACGTGATCTTCGCCGTCGACTCGGTTCCCGCGATCTTCGCGATCACCACGGACCCGTTCATCGTCTACACCTCGAACATCTTCGCTATCCTCGGCCTGCGCGCCCTCTACTTCGCGCTCGCTGCCATGATCCATCGCTTCCGCTACCTGAAGCCGGCGCTGGCCGTCGTCCTGATCTTCATCGGTTCGAAGATCTTCGTCGCCGATCTCCTGGGGCTAGAGAAGTTCCCCGCGGCCCTGTCGCTCGGTGTCACCTTCGCGATCATCGCTTCGGGTGTTGTCTGGAGCCTGGTCAAGACCAAGGAAGAGCAACTGCCGGCATAA
- a CDS encoding aldehyde dehydrogenase family protein translates to MKIIEQIYVDGAFVAPHGDERFALFNPATEEEIGEVRLGDNRDAHAAIAAAKRAFPAMRQTTPAERIAMLQTLAKAVAANADALRAAMTIEYGAPQSFLAFSVPHAANVFDVAARTVADYAFTRRIGNAEVVMEPVGVAAAITPWNSNIGFICTKLATAIAAGTTIVIKPSEMSAIQTQVLLEVLHEARLPDGVLNVVNGYGHVVGAELSRHPDIAKITFTGSTTTGREILRNAAESFKRVTLELGGKGPQILLDDADLDRAIPHVLASAFRNSGQACIAGTRLLVPKRRHTEVISRLAHAVSALRPGPSSDPASDIGPMVSARQWERVQAYIRLGQEEGATLLVGGEGRPEGLQRGWFVRPTVFSGVTNDMRIAREEVFGPVLSVLSYETEAEAIAIANDTEYGLQSYVLGTDAERMRSIARQLEAGRVVINETPADAQAPFGGFKQSGIGREFGPFGLDAFLEPKAIIG, encoded by the coding sequence ATGAAGATCATTGAGCAGATATATGTCGATGGCGCTTTCGTTGCGCCTCACGGCGACGAGCGCTTCGCGCTTTTCAATCCCGCCACGGAGGAAGAGATCGGCGAGGTCCGGCTGGGCGACAATCGGGATGCGCACGCGGCCATTGCTGCCGCGAAACGGGCCTTCCCGGCCATGCGGCAAACGACACCGGCCGAACGCATCGCCATGCTGCAAACGCTGGCGAAGGCTGTCGCCGCCAACGCCGATGCGCTTCGTGCGGCCATGACCATCGAATACGGCGCGCCGCAGTCGTTCCTCGCATTCTCCGTGCCGCACGCCGCGAACGTGTTCGACGTCGCGGCAAGGACCGTGGCCGACTACGCCTTTACCCGTCGTATCGGCAATGCGGAGGTGGTGATGGAACCCGTGGGCGTGGCCGCGGCAATCACACCCTGGAACAGCAACATCGGCTTCATCTGCACCAAACTCGCCACGGCGATCGCGGCCGGCACGACCATCGTGATCAAGCCGTCGGAGATGAGCGCTATCCAGACCCAGGTGCTGCTCGAAGTCTTGCACGAAGCGCGACTGCCCGATGGCGTCCTCAATGTCGTCAACGGCTACGGCCACGTGGTCGGCGCGGAACTCAGCCGGCATCCCGACATCGCCAAGATCACCTTCACTGGCTCCACCACGACCGGTCGGGAGATCCTGCGCAATGCAGCGGAAAGCTTCAAGCGCGTGACGCTCGAACTGGGCGGAAAAGGGCCGCAGATCCTGCTCGATGACGCGGACCTCGACCGGGCGATCCCGCATGTTCTGGCATCGGCCTTCCGCAACAGCGGGCAGGCCTGCATCGCCGGAACCCGGCTTCTTGTTCCGAAGCGAAGACATACGGAGGTGATATCGCGCCTTGCGCACGCCGTTTCCGCTCTGCGACCCGGACCTTCGAGCGATCCGGCCTCCGACATCGGCCCGATGGTGAGCGCCCGGCAGTGGGAGCGTGTCCAGGCCTATATCCGCCTGGGGCAGGAAGAGGGTGCGACGCTTCTTGTCGGCGGCGAAGGCCGGCCGGAAGGGCTGCAACGGGGATGGTTCGTCCGCCCGACCGTCTTTTCCGGTGTGACCAACGACATGCGGATTGCGCGCGAGGAAGTCTTCGGCCCCGTGCTCAGCGTTCTTTCCTACGAAACGGAAGCGGAAGCGATCGCGATTGCCAACGACACGGAATACGGATTGCAGTCCTACGTTCTTGGCACCGACGCCGAACGTATGCGCAGCATCGCCCGACAATTGGAGGCGGGGCGCGTGGTGATCAACGAAACCCCGGCCGACGCTCAAGCGCCCTTCGGCGGGTTCAAGCAATCCGGCATCGGCCGCGAATTCGGTCCCTTCGGCCTCGACGCCTTCCTCGAACCGAAGGCGATCATCGGGTGA
- a CDS encoding LysR family transcriptional regulator, producing the protein MKASLSELEAVAAIARLGGFRAAARELGVSSSSLSHAVLALEARLNVRLFNRTTRSVALTTAGEAFVAEILPALAAIDGAVERATESQARPSGMLRLNTSPGAAKMVLRPLLIEYLRRYPEMALEVATDNALVDIVALGFDAGFRLAEAVPPDMVAVPVVPQSRMIVVGSPDYFRERAVPLLPGDLRQHACIRARMASGRIYHWEFSRRGESVEIDAPGPLILDDSELMLQAALGGVGLAYLSDHHVRDDVEAGRLVPVLEEWTPPYDGLCLYFPGRRHVPAKLRALIDLVRELRSGGPRAPAHTPHSPALKF; encoded by the coding sequence ATGAAGGCGAGCCTGTCCGAACTGGAGGCGGTGGCGGCAATCGCGCGGCTCGGCGGCTTTCGGGCCGCTGCCCGGGAACTCGGGGTTTCGTCCTCGTCGTTGAGCCATGCGGTCCTGGCGCTGGAGGCGCGCCTCAATGTGCGCCTGTTCAACCGCACGACGCGATCGGTGGCGCTGACGACGGCAGGCGAGGCTTTCGTTGCCGAGATCCTGCCGGCTCTTGCCGCCATCGACGGCGCCGTCGAGCGGGCGACGGAGTCTCAGGCACGACCGAGCGGCATGCTGCGGCTCAACACCTCCCCGGGAGCGGCGAAGATGGTTTTGCGGCCGCTACTGATCGAGTATCTGAGGCGATATCCAGAGATGGCGCTGGAGGTTGCGACCGACAATGCGCTGGTGGATATCGTAGCGCTCGGTTTCGACGCCGGGTTTCGTCTCGCCGAGGCGGTTCCTCCGGATATGGTCGCCGTTCCGGTCGTGCCTCAGTCGCGCATGATCGTCGTGGGTTCGCCGGACTATTTTCGCGAAAGAGCGGTGCCGCTGCTGCCGGGCGATCTGAGGCAGCACGCCTGCATCCGGGCGCGCATGGCAAGTGGCAGGATCTATCACTGGGAGTTTTCCCGGCGCGGGGAAAGCGTCGAAATCGATGCGCCGGGACCGCTCATCCTCGACGACAGCGAACTCATGCTTCAGGCGGCTCTCGGCGGGGTGGGACTGGCCTATCTCTCCGATCATCACGTCCGCGACGACGTCGAGGCCGGGCGTCTGGTTCCGGTGCTGGAAGAGTGGACGCCGCCCTACGATGGGCTATGTCTCTATTTTCCTGGCCGCCGGCACGTACCGGCGAAATTGCGTGCCCTGATCGATCTGGTCCGGGAACTGCGTTCCGGCGGCCCCCGCGCGCCCGCTCACACCCCGCATTCGCCAGCCTTGAAATTTTAA
- a CDS encoding RNA polymerase sigma factor: MIGSDTVVDIDTRHQVYFANRTALVAYATRIVGSRETAEDIVQEAFIRFAPANTGNPPSAGPSGLSLAYLYKIVRNLSLDLLKRRKIEAREEQSEPPFWSMPIEVPTPEDIILVSDEIRRISGILEDLPEEVRVALEMHRFGGYTLEEIAAHLDISVATAHRHVRAAMMRVATTLAGGAS, encoded by the coding sequence ATGATCGGATCAGACACAGTGGTCGACATCGATACGCGCCATCAGGTCTATTTCGCCAACCGTACTGCCCTGGTCGCCTATGCCACGCGGATCGTCGGATCGCGGGAAACGGCCGAAGATATCGTGCAGGAGGCCTTCATTCGATTTGCGCCGGCAAACACCGGCAATCCGCCTTCTGCCGGACCGTCCGGGCTTTCGCTCGCGTATCTCTACAAGATCGTCCGCAACCTGTCCCTCGACCTCTTGAAGCGCCGCAAGATCGAAGCGCGGGAAGAGCAGAGCGAGCCGCCGTTCTGGTCGATGCCGATCGAGGTGCCGACGCCCGAGGACATCATTCTCGTCAGCGACGAAATCAGACGCATCTCCGGCATTCTCGAAGACCTTCCCGAGGAAGTGCGGGTCGCGCTCGAGATGCACCGTTTCGGCGGCTACACCCTCGAAGAGATCGCCGCCCATCTCGACATCTCCGTCGCGACGGCGCACCGCCACGTGCGCGCCGCCATGATGCGGGTTGCGACAACGCTTGCGGGTGGGGCCTCCTAG
- a CDS encoding FecR family protein: protein MTKDNHISEALLEEAMDWFLELKARPNCRDTQARFRAWLGQSELHGQAWQTALRTWQLLGEVPPVHEHLWRGARPSVFVEPPVRQRRRMGTGGLVAGVALALAACLVLFVSLPSLLVWWQADHVTETAQNRTITLADGTIIEMGGGSAIATDISAGTRHVRLLKGEAYFNVARDPSRPFVVEAGGVEVSVLGTAFDVQLASTETTVELAHGTVAVSYSANAHKQNFELAPGEMATVSHATGAVLRSAIAADDIGAWRSGRMFVNDVTVAAAAERLQRYHSAWISIPQPDLAGRRVTGVYDLKDPDRALQALVQPFGGKVREVTPYGRILTRF, encoded by the coding sequence TTGACCAAGGACAACCACATATCGGAGGCGCTGCTCGAAGAGGCCATGGATTGGTTCCTCGAGCTGAAGGCGCGCCCGAACTGTCGCGACACGCAAGCCCGGTTCCGCGCCTGGCTGGGCCAGTCGGAATTGCATGGCCAAGCCTGGCAGACGGCGTTGCGGACCTGGCAGCTGCTCGGTGAGGTGCCGCCGGTGCACGAGCATCTATGGCGTGGGGCAAGGCCGTCCGTTTTCGTCGAGCCACCGGTCCGCCAACGTCGCCGGATGGGAACGGGCGGCTTGGTCGCCGGCGTGGCGCTGGCGCTTGCTGCCTGCCTCGTCCTCTTCGTCTCCCTGCCGTCGCTTCTCGTGTGGTGGCAGGCCGATCACGTGACCGAGACGGCGCAAAACAGGACGATTACGCTTGCGGACGGGACGATCATCGAAATGGGCGGCGGCAGCGCCATCGCCACCGACATCAGCGCCGGCACCCGCCATGTCAGGCTGCTGAAGGGCGAAGCCTATTTCAACGTCGCCCGCGATCCCTCGCGTCCCTTTGTCGTTGAGGCGGGTGGCGTCGAGGTGTCCGTGCTGGGGACTGCGTTTGATGTGCAGCTGGCGAGCACGGAGACGACCGTCGAGCTGGCGCACGGCACGGTGGCCGTCTCCTATAGTGCAAACGCGCACAAGCAGAATTTCGAACTGGCCCCGGGAGAAATGGCGACGGTGAGCCATGCGACCGGCGCAGTCTTGCGAAGCGCGATCGCGGCGGATGATATCGGCGCCTGGCGAAGCGGCAGGATGTTCGTCAATGATGTCACGGTCGCCGCTGCCGCCGAGCGGCTGCAGCGCTACCATTCCGCCTGGATTTCCATTCCGCAGCCGGATCTGGCAGGGCGGCGTGTAACCGGCGTCTACGATCTGAAGGATCCGGATCGGGCGCTCCAGGCGCTGGTGCAGCCTTTCGGCGGCAAGGTACGCGAGGTGACCCCCTATGGCCGCATCCTGACGCGGTTTTAA